In the Advenella kashmirensis WT001 genome, one interval contains:
- the rsmG gene encoding 16S rRNA (guanine(527)-N(7))-methyltransferase RsmG, protein MIGYQDQLLRWNKVYNLTALRDPDKVLIQHVFDSLSVIGPLGDKFATGRTISVLDVGSGGGLPGAVLAIMRTDWQVCCVDAVEKKTAFIRQAAGVLKLPNLVSEHIRIERKPPAQADLVISRAFASLVDFSDWSGMHVGSHGHLVAMKGRLASEEVSQLEEKGAWSVAQVQKLNVPELDAERCLVWLQQVGKYDK, encoded by the coding sequence TTGATCGGCTATCAGGATCAGTTGCTGCGTTGGAATAAAGTATATAACCTGACGGCCCTGAGGGACCCGGACAAGGTGCTGATTCAGCATGTTTTTGACAGCTTGTCAGTGATTGGTCCCCTGGGTGACAAGTTTGCTACAGGGCGGACAATTTCCGTACTGGACGTGGGCTCCGGTGGTGGTTTGCCGGGGGCAGTCTTGGCTATAATGAGGACTGACTGGCAGGTGTGCTGCGTAGATGCCGTCGAAAAGAAAACGGCGTTTATCCGGCAGGCTGCAGGCGTACTCAAGTTGCCGAATCTGGTATCCGAGCATATCCGTATTGAACGAAAGCCGCCGGCGCAGGCCGACCTGGTTATTTCACGGGCGTTTGCTTCACTGGTGGATTTCAGTGACTGGTCCGGCATGCATGTAGGGAGCCACGGGCACCTGGTAGCAATGAAAGGGCGGTTGGCATCAGAAGAGGTGTCACAGCTGGAAGAAAAGGGCGCGTGGTCGGTTGCGCAGGTTCAGAAACTGAATGTGCCGGAACTGGATGCCGAGCGTTGTCTTGTATGGTTGCAGCAAGTAGGAAAATATGACAAATGA
- a CDS encoding DHA2 family efflux MFS transporter permease subunit has product MKNRAPVQQDIAVKLIPFIVGCALFMQMLDATVVATALPMMAVSLQSTPVRMNVAITSYLLAVAVFVPICGWAADRFGAKRLFLFAISLFALTSLTCALSWDLTSLTVSRFIQGIAGAMMVPVGRIIMLRTIPRNQILKATSFLSIPALLGPILGPPLGGFLVTYASWHWIFLINIPIAIVGIALVLRYVLEYRSEKKPRLDWLGFLLSGVGMATFVIGIEAIGNHTHGYLYPLLLLTTGLVCTFLYIRHARRHPEPIIDLSLLKIPTFSAAVIGGNMTRLSVGAMPFLLTLLLQVGFGYSALASGMITFSMAIGALMMKFIATAVFGRWGFRKVLLINGTLTGLMTITNAFFIESTPVLLMGTVLLIGGFFRSLQFTGVNSLAFADIEPEQMSQASSFSATAQQIGISLGMGIATVTLDLSMQLRGASQVSIGDIHNGFWVIGLLSIVAAYWFYKLDPKAGEGITVHKERKNRVRFRRRRKPATVSDRQSQTKPAQSNNIKS; this is encoded by the coding sequence ATGAAAAACCGCGCTCCCGTACAGCAAGATATTGCCGTCAAATTAATACCATTCATCGTCGGCTGCGCATTATTCATGCAAATGCTCGACGCAACTGTGGTGGCGACTGCCCTTCCGATGATGGCCGTGTCGCTGCAGTCCACCCCGGTTCGTATGAACGTAGCCATTACCTCCTATTTGCTGGCGGTGGCGGTGTTTGTGCCGATCTGCGGCTGGGCTGCCGACCGGTTCGGGGCAAAACGCCTGTTTCTCTTTGCCATCAGCCTGTTTGCACTAACGTCGCTGACCTGCGCGTTGTCGTGGGATCTGACTTCCCTGACGGTGTCCAGATTCATTCAGGGTATTGCAGGTGCAATGATGGTACCGGTAGGCCGTATCATCATGCTGCGGACGATACCGCGTAACCAGATACTGAAAGCGACCTCTTTTCTCTCCATCCCCGCCCTGCTCGGTCCGATTCTGGGCCCGCCCCTGGGCGGCTTTCTTGTGACCTATGCCTCCTGGCACTGGATATTTCTTATCAATATTCCAATTGCTATTGTCGGCATTGCACTTGTACTCAGATACGTGCTTGAGTATCGCAGCGAGAAAAAACCCCGGCTGGACTGGCTCGGCTTCCTGCTCAGCGGCGTGGGTATGGCAACGTTTGTAATCGGCATTGAAGCCATCGGCAACCATACGCATGGCTATCTGTATCCGCTGTTGTTGCTGACCACCGGGTTGGTATGCACGTTTCTCTATATACGCCATGCCAGGCGCCACCCGGAACCCATTATCGATCTGTCGCTTCTGAAAATCCCCACCTTTTCGGCTGCAGTGATTGGCGGCAATATGACGCGCCTGTCGGTTGGCGCCATGCCCTTTCTGCTCACCCTTCTGCTGCAGGTCGGTTTTGGCTACTCGGCGCTGGCCAGTGGGATGATCACTTTTTCGATGGCCATAGGGGCGCTGATGATGAAATTCATTGCGACAGCGGTATTCGGACGGTGGGGGTTTCGCAAGGTGCTTCTGATCAATGGCACGCTTACCGGGTTAATGACAATCACAAATGCATTTTTCATTGAAAGTACGCCCGTTCTGCTTATGGGGACAGTGCTTTTGATAGGTGGTTTTTTCCGCTCATTGCAGTTCACCGGTGTAAACAGTCTGGCCTTTGCTGACATTGAGCCGGAACAGATGAGCCAGGCAAGCTCGTTTTCAGCCACTGCACAACAGATTGGCATCAGTCTGGGCATGGGTATTGCCACTGTTACGCTGGACCTGAGCATGCAATTGCGAGGGGCCAGCCAGGTTTCAATCGGCGATATCCATAACGGGTTCTGGGTAATCGGGCTGCTGTCCATTGTCGCCGCCTACTGGTTTTATAAACTGGATCCCAAGGCCGGTGAAGGAATTACCGTACACAAGGAACGAAAGAACCGGGTCAGGTTCAGACGCCGGCGCAAACCGGCCACGGTATCGGATCGCCAATCACAAACGAAACCAGCACAGAGCAACAATATAAAGTCGTAG
- a CDS encoding HIT family protein codes for MYEDEKTYAMMDIMPQTRGHLLILTKEEAETLLDLSVEGAQACVATAKKIAPALLEVTKADGFILSQFNNEIAGQTVYHVHFHLVPRYIGEKVERHGRVKGDMDEIAELARKIAAAIK; via the coding sequence ATATATGAAGACGAGAAGACCTATGCAATGATGGACATCATGCCGCAAACGCGGGGACACTTGCTTATTCTGACCAAGGAAGAGGCTGAAACGCTACTGGATTTGTCCGTAGAGGGTGCCCAGGCATGTGTTGCTACGGCAAAAAAAATCGCGCCAGCGCTGCTGGAAGTAACCAAAGCGGATGGCTTTATCCTGTCGCAGTTCAATAACGAAATTGCGGGTCAAACCGTTTACCATGTGCATTTTCATCTTGTTCCCCGATACATAGGGGAAAAAGTGGAACGTCACGGTCGTGTAAAAGGGGACATGGACGAGATCGCGGAACTTGCCAGGAAAATTGCCGCAGCCATCAAGTAA
- a CDS encoding AbrB family transcriptional regulator, whose product MQRYLAGFLFALAGALLANWLHLPLPWMIGPLLVTAISKLRGARTQSHVAFRSMGQWVIGTSLGLYFTEEVLHIVLDNTVAIVLGMLFALFLGSAGALVLRRWADVDFKTAWFASAIGGASEMANLAERNNARIDRVASAHSLRVLLVVVTIPFVYKFLGLHGLTVNTTAAIAFSYSGFFQMIAITCAFGFAFGKLRIPNPWVLGPLFIMTVLTSNHIELSVIPPEVQHAGQMFIGWSLGDKFGPDFFRRAPRYLGVVALVCVGSLCLALVFCALLTLISNIPLATLYLANSPGGIAEMTITAKVLQLGPPVVTAFHVSRMVFVLLVTGPLYRLLSKKYQLT is encoded by the coding sequence ATGCAGCGCTATTTAGCCGGGTTTCTGTTCGCACTTGCTGGTGCTTTGCTGGCGAACTGGCTGCATCTGCCTCTGCCATGGATGATCGGGCCGTTGCTTGTCACTGCGATAAGCAAGTTGCGCGGTGCACGCACACAGTCGCATGTCGCCTTCCGCAGCATGGGCCAATGGGTAATCGGTACCTCCCTGGGCCTGTATTTCACCGAAGAAGTGCTGCACATTGTGCTGGATAACACAGTTGCCATTGTGCTGGGCATGTTGTTCGCCCTGTTTCTGGGTAGCGCCGGCGCGCTTGTCCTGCGCCGCTGGGCCGATGTGGATTTCAAAACCGCCTGGTTCGCTTCGGCTATCGGCGGCGCCAGCGAAATGGCCAACCTTGCCGAACGCAATAATGCGCGAATAGACCGGGTAGCTTCGGCCCACAGCCTGCGTGTATTGCTTGTCGTGGTGACCATTCCCTTTGTGTATAAGTTTCTTGGGCTGCATGGCCTGACTGTGAATACAACAGCAGCAATTGCATTTTCCTACAGCGGCTTTTTTCAAATGATCGCCATTACCTGCGCATTTGGTTTTGCGTTCGGCAAGCTGCGCATTCCCAATCCCTGGGTGCTTGGTCCATTGTTCATCATGACAGTGCTGACAAGCAATCATATTGAGCTGTCCGTCATTCCCCCGGAAGTCCAGCACGCTGGGCAGATGTTCATCGGCTGGTCGCTTGGTGACAAATTCGGACCGGATTTCTTCAGGCGGGCGCCACGATACCTGGGTGTGGTGGCGCTGGTCTGCGTCGGCTCCCTGTGTCTGGCACTGGTTTTTTGCGCCCTGCTGACACTGATTTCCAATATTCCGCTGGCAACACTGTATCTGGCAAACAGCCCGGGGGGCATTGCAGAAATGACCATTACGGCAAAGGTACTGCAACTGGGCCCGCCGGTTGTCACGGCCTTCCATGTATCACGAATGGTATTTGTTCTCCTCGTTACCGGCCCGCTATATCGGTTACTTTCAAAAAAATATCAACTCACATGA
- a CDS encoding MnmG/GidA family protein, producing the protein MGRQLGLVDDARWDFFSNKRDAVQREISRLAGTRVSPRTFNNDTSEKLLGTLLERDYSLADLLKRPSVTYATLTTAATEDGSVLAPVDVLSDAVKEQVEIQVKYAGYIARQQEEVTRQSHLEEQKIPADLDYDSVASLSFEVRQKLKDARPETVGQARRISGVTPAAISILLIHLKRLQLSAKTLRKTAPITAEE; encoded by the coding sequence ATGGGGCGACAGTTAGGACTGGTCGACGATGCACGTTGGGACTTCTTCAGTAATAAGCGTGATGCGGTTCAACGGGAAATTTCCAGACTTGCCGGTACCCGCGTATCACCCCGGACATTCAATAATGATACATCCGAAAAGCTTCTGGGTACGCTATTGGAGCGGGATTATTCGCTTGCTGATTTGTTGAAGCGTCCATCCGTGACGTATGCCACGCTAACGACTGCAGCCACCGAAGATGGTTCGGTGCTGGCGCCTGTTGATGTTTTGTCCGATGCGGTCAAAGAACAGGTTGAAATACAGGTGAAGTACGCTGGCTATATAGCGCGCCAGCAGGAAGAAGTGACACGCCAGAGCCATCTTGAAGAACAGAAAATTCCTGCCGACCTGGACTATGACTCGGTGGCCAGCCTGTCATTTGAAGTGCGGCAGAAGCTGAAAGATGCGCGCCCCGAGACTGTTGGTCAGGCGCGCAGAATTTCAGGGGTCACCCCGGCCGCTATTTCCATTTTGCTAATCCACCTGAAACGTTTGCAGCTGTCGGCAAAGACGTTGCGCAAAACAGCACCCATCACGGCCGAAGAATGA
- a CDS encoding methionine aminotransferase: MNTSISSKLPAVGTTIFTVMTKMAADFKATNLGQGFPDFDPDPKLIDLVTQAMKTGHNQYPYMPGDQQLRSNIAKKVATLYGHQYDENTEVTVTSGATEALMAAILAVVNSGDEVIVLEPSYDSYVPAIRLAGGVPVFVPLVAPKGGQSSYSVDWDRVGEAITSKTRLIILNFPHNPTGITLADCDLDALETIIADTNVLLLADEVYEHIVFDGKPFLSLSTRPALAARTFHISSFGKTYHTTGWKIGYCCAPASLTAELRKVHQFMVFTVSSPMQVALGIYTADPSTYLNLPAFYQEKHDFLYEGLKNTRFKPIRSQGTFFLLADYSEISQDKELAFAKWLTQEKKVTVIPVSAFYRNPDDIESNHKLVRFCFAKKQQTLEQALSVLKHL; this comes from the coding sequence GTGAATACAAGCATTTCATCAAAACTTCCCGCTGTTGGAACCACAATTTTTACCGTTATGACCAAAATGGCGGCCGATTTTAAGGCAACAAACCTTGGTCAAGGCTTTCCGGACTTCGATCCAGACCCAAAACTCATTGATCTGGTTACCCAGGCAATGAAAACCGGCCACAATCAATACCCCTATATGCCTGGTGACCAGCAGTTGCGCAGCAACATCGCAAAAAAGGTCGCAACACTCTATGGCCACCAATATGACGAAAACACCGAAGTGACCGTTACAAGTGGTGCAACCGAAGCGCTAATGGCAGCAATTCTCGCTGTGGTTAATTCCGGAGATGAAGTTATTGTGCTGGAACCAAGCTACGACTCTTACGTACCCGCAATCCGTCTTGCTGGCGGAGTCCCTGTTTTTGTACCGCTGGTGGCTCCGAAAGGGGGGCAAAGCAGTTATTCAGTGGATTGGGACAGGGTAGGGGAGGCGATCACCTCCAAAACCAGATTAATAATATTGAATTTTCCCCACAATCCTACGGGAATCACCCTGGCTGACTGCGATCTGGATGCACTGGAAACCATAATTGCTGACACAAACGTGCTTTTGCTGGCAGACGAGGTCTATGAACACATCGTTTTTGATGGAAAACCGTTTCTAAGTCTCAGTACGCGTCCCGCTCTGGCTGCTCGGACTTTTCATATCTCTTCATTTGGGAAAACCTATCACACGACCGGCTGGAAAATAGGGTATTGCTGCGCGCCAGCGAGCTTGACTGCTGAATTACGAAAAGTACATCAGTTCATGGTGTTTACAGTGAGTTCTCCCATGCAGGTAGCGTTGGGCATTTACACAGCAGACCCGTCTACTTATCTTAATTTGCCCGCTTTTTACCAGGAAAAGCACGATTTTCTCTATGAAGGTCTGAAAAACACTCGATTTAAACCAATACGTAGTCAGGGAACGTTTTTCCTATTGGCAGATTATTCAGAAATTTCGCAGGACAAGGAACTTGCTTTTGCAAAGTGGTTAACCCAGGAAAAGAAAGTGACTGTCATTCCAGTGTCTGCTTTTTACCGTAATCCTGATGATATTGAATCAAATCATAAGCTGGTTCGTTTCTGTTTTGCAAAAAAACAGCAAACCCTGGAACAGGCACTTTCGGTGCTTAAGCACCTCTAG
- a CDS encoding LysR family transcriptional regulator has protein sequence MIRELKTFIAVSREGTFAAAAQKIGLTQAAVSAQMQRLEGELGFTLFDRQGRSAKINAKGAQLLLQAQELINLYSNLGATPVASAKTMHINVGAIATLQRTMLPDALADFHKTCPGSHTRIIPGVSMDMVNLVDAGDVDLAAIIRPPFQLQGELQWQTLAREPFRLIVPSRVTDSDWAQLLSEQPFIRYDRASFGGRLVDRFLRQMHVGVHEICECDELETIVRLVANGAGVALFPQTAAFVRWPARVRAIDLGVHTFYRETGLLHRQEQGLAEPVRQLIQFIMKRSQSQQLTGASRPTPSSSM, from the coding sequence ATGATCCGGGAACTCAAAACATTTATTGCGGTATCCCGCGAAGGCACGTTTGCGGCAGCCGCTCAGAAAATAGGCTTGACGCAGGCAGCAGTAAGCGCCCAGATGCAGCGCCTGGAAGGTGAGTTGGGATTTACGCTGTTTGACCGACAAGGGCGGTCGGCGAAAATCAATGCAAAAGGGGCGCAGTTGCTTTTGCAGGCACAGGAATTGATCAATCTATACAGCAACCTGGGTGCCACGCCTGTCGCTAGCGCCAAGACCATGCATATCAATGTGGGCGCCATCGCAACGCTGCAGCGAACAATGTTGCCGGATGCGCTTGCAGACTTTCACAAAACCTGCCCGGGTAGCCATACCCGCATCATTCCCGGTGTATCCATGGACATGGTGAACCTGGTGGATGCAGGTGACGTAGACCTGGCGGCCATTATCCGTCCCCCTTTTCAGTTGCAGGGCGAACTTCAATGGCAAACACTGGCGCGCGAGCCCTTCAGGCTTATCGTTCCTTCACGTGTCACTGATAGCGATTGGGCCCAATTGCTCTCGGAGCAGCCGTTTATCCGCTACGATCGTGCTTCTTTCGGCGGACGGCTGGTTGATCGTTTCCTGCGGCAAATGCATGTCGGAGTACATGAAATTTGCGAATGTGATGAACTTGAAACAATCGTCAGGCTCGTGGCTAACGGTGCTGGTGTCGCCCTGTTTCCGCAAACGGCCGCTTTCGTGCGCTGGCCTGCTCGGGTTCGCGCCATTGACTTAGGCGTCCATACTTTCTATCGCGAGACAGGATTGCTTCATCGACAGGAACAAGGTCTGGCCGAACCGGTACGTCAGCTTATTCAATTTATCATGAAGCGTTCACAAAGCCAGCAACTCACGGGTGCGTCCCGGCCCACGCCAAGCTCATCAATGTGA
- a CDS encoding phospholipase D family protein, with amino-acid sequence MNSILSLSRPFFLCVLACLLAGCSLPSLDGRTSSKALSQAQASNTTLGQAILPLVVAHPGKSGIYALADAQEAFAARTLLARAAQKTLDIQYYIWHDDITGTLLLEELRTAANRGVRVRLLLDDNGTAGLDDELAALNNHPNIEIRLFNPFIVRWPKSIGFVTDFMRANRRMHNKSFTADNQATIIGGRNVGDEYFGAGEAVLFADLDVLAIGKAASDVSVDFDRYWESKSSYPVNLILPKVDATILPQLKARAESLIRSPAAAQYTQAIRTSPFISKMLKGNLNFEWADVRMVSDDPAKGLGKATSDSLLIHQLADILGRPTGNVDLISPYFVPTAAGVEVFTKMAHNGVKLRVLTNSLDATDVAAVHAGYAKRRKDLLAAGVELYELRRVSTNDKRNESAGPFGSSGSSLHAKTFAVDHKRVFVGSFNFDPRSTHLNTEMGFVIESPNLALQIEQYFDNEIIKASYEVRLSEAGNVYWLEHRSGNLIRYDSEPETGLLKRAVVWFLSLLPIEWLL; translated from the coding sequence ATGAACAGCATTCTTTCATTGTCCAGACCTTTCTTTCTTTGCGTGCTCGCCTGCCTGCTGGCAGGCTGCTCCCTGCCTTCCCTGGACGGTCGAACAAGCAGCAAGGCGCTGAGCCAAGCACAGGCCAGCAACACCACTTTGGGCCAGGCGATATTGCCCCTGGTTGTGGCGCATCCGGGCAAAAGCGGTATTTATGCACTGGCCGACGCCCAGGAGGCCTTTGCCGCACGCACTCTGCTGGCGCGCGCCGCACAAAAAACACTGGATATTCAATATTACATCTGGCATGACGACATCACAGGAACCCTGCTTCTTGAAGAATTGCGCACAGCGGCCAACAGAGGCGTTCGGGTCCGCCTGCTGCTAGATGATAATGGTACCGCTGGTCTGGATGACGAGCTTGCTGCGCTTAACAACCATCCTAATATTGAAATTCGGCTGTTCAATCCATTTATCGTACGCTGGCCCAAATCCATAGGCTTCGTTACCGATTTTATGCGCGCAAATCGTCGCATGCACAACAAATCGTTTACCGCGGACAACCAGGCAACGATTATTGGTGGCCGCAATGTGGGTGACGAGTACTTCGGGGCGGGTGAAGCCGTTTTGTTTGCTGATCTGGATGTTCTGGCTATCGGCAAGGCGGCCAGCGATGTGTCAGTTGATTTCGATCGTTATTGGGAAAGCAAGTCATCTTATCCCGTGAACCTGATCTTGCCAAAGGTTGATGCCACGATCCTGCCACAGCTCAAAGCCAGGGCCGAGAGCTTGATACGGTCCCCCGCTGCTGCCCAATATACGCAAGCGATCAGAACCTCGCCATTTATCTCGAAAATGCTCAAGGGTAATCTTAATTTCGAATGGGCCGATGTTCGGATGGTCAGCGACGATCCTGCCAAAGGCCTGGGCAAGGCAACGTCAGACAGCTTGCTGATCCATCAACTGGCTGATATTCTCGGACGCCCCACCGGTAATGTTGACTTGATATCCCCGTATTTTGTACCTACCGCCGCCGGCGTCGAGGTGTTTACAAAAATGGCGCACAACGGCGTGAAGTTGCGGGTTTTGACCAATTCACTGGATGCCACGGACGTTGCTGCCGTCCATGCAGGTTACGCCAAACGCCGTAAAGATCTCCTGGCCGCAGGTGTCGAGCTCTACGAGTTGCGGCGTGTGTCGACCAACGACAAACGCAATGAAAGCGCGGGACCTTTTGGCAGTTCCGGATCCAGCCTTCATGCAAAAACATTTGCTGTTGATCATAAACGCGTATTTGTCGGCTCGTTCAATTTCGATCCCCGGTCAACCCATTTGAATACAGAAATGGGATTTGTCATCGAGAGCCCCAACCTTGCATTGCAGATCGAACAGTATTTTGATAACGAGATCATCAAAGCATCTTACGAAGTTCGGCTGTCTGAAGCGGGAAATGTGTATTGGCTCGAACACCGTAGCGGCAATCTGATCCGCTACGATTCGGAACCCGAAACGGGCCTGCTCAAACGCGCCGTCGTCTGGTTTCTATCACTATTGCCTATTGAGTGGCTGCTGTAA
- a CDS encoding VOC family protein produces the protein MSLSPFHLAIPVYDLTAARNFYGDVFGLSEGRSSEQWVDFDFYGHQLVIHEHPQTASQQQAHTNAVDGHNVPVPHFGVVLEWDQWETLAERLKARNTKFVIEPGIRFKGQVGEQATMFLFDPCGNALEFKAFRDMSQLFAK, from the coding sequence ATGAGCCTGTCACCTTTCCATTTAGCCATCCCCGTCTATGACCTGACAGCTGCCCGCAATTTTTATGGCGACGTGTTCGGCCTGTCCGAAGGGCGTTCCAGCGAGCAGTGGGTAGATTTTGATTTTTACGGCCACCAATTGGTGATTCATGAACATCCGCAAACGGCGAGCCAGCAACAGGCGCATACCAATGCCGTAGACGGCCATAACGTGCCGGTGCCGCACTTTGGCGTCGTGCTTGAATGGGATCAGTGGGAAACCCTGGCAGAGCGTCTGAAGGCGCGTAATACCAAGTTTGTGATCGAACCAGGCATTCGCTTCAAAGGCCAGGTTGGCGAGCAGGCCACCATGTTTCTGTTTGACCCCTGTGGTAACGCACTGGAATTCAAGGCATTCAGGGATATGAGCCAGTTGTTTGCCAAGTAA